One Methanocaldococcus villosus KIN24-T80 genomic window carries:
- a CDS encoding CBS domain-containing protein, translating to MISKYLVRDVMVKGVVEVPLEAKLKDIIKIMAKHNISSVVVSDGHQYWGVITDTDILKHYKDLEKTAEEIMTTKVITVNPETPLEKAVEIMAENKIHHLYVKSSCEEVIVGVLSSKDIIKLFSELLD from the coding sequence ATGATATCAAAATATTTAGTAAGAGATGTAATGGTAAAAGGAGTTGTAGAAGTTCCTTTAGAGGCTAAACTTAAAGATATAATAAAAATTATGGCAAAACATAACATTTCTTCTGTTGTGGTTTCAGATGGGCATCAGTATTGGGGAGTTATAACAGATACTGATATTTTAAAGCATTATAAAGACTTAGAAAAAACTGCAGAGGAAATAATGACTACAAAAGTTATAACTGTTAATCCAGAAACTCCTTTAGAAAAAGCAGTAGAAATTATGGCTGAAAATAAAATACACCATCTATATGTGAAATCTTCATGTGAAGAAGTTATAGTTGGTGTTTTATCATCAAAAGATATAATTAAATTATTTTCAGAATTATTAGATTAG
- the frhB gene encoding coenzyme F420 hydrogenase subunit beta, with amino-acid sequence MSELGKYIKVVSARSKLKEVLKKSQDGGIVSTAFIYGLENNLLDGVIVADKKDGFMPYPKVATTVEEVLEAAGTKYSVCPNISVLKSAAREYGCEKIGVVGTPCQVRAVRKLIKYPLGFRHVADKIALIIGIFCMENFPYEGLKLIVEEHCNVKMDDVVKLDIGKGKFWVYTRWGETKAIKLKETHPYEQTSCHVCLDYTAELADISTGSVGSPDGWSTVFIRTKKGEEFFNKMVEDGYLEIKPIEEVKPGLDLVIKLAKTKKDKNSKEIEHRKELNLPVPH; translated from the coding sequence ATGAGCGAGCTTGGAAAATATATAAAAGTTGTTTCAGCAAGATCTAAATTAAAAGAAGTTTTAAAAAAGTCCCAAGATGGGGGGATTGTTTCAACAGCTTTTATATATGGTTTAGAGAACAATTTATTAGATGGGGTTATAGTTGCAGACAAAAAAGATGGGTTTATGCCTTACCCTAAAGTAGCTACAACTGTTGAAGAAGTTTTAGAAGCAGCAGGGACAAAATATAGTGTTTGCCCTAATATATCTGTTTTGAAATCTGCTGCAAGGGAATATGGATGTGAAAAAATAGGGGTAGTTGGGACACCTTGTCAAGTTAGAGCAGTTAGAAAGCTTATAAAATATCCTTTAGGCTTTAGACATGTAGCTGATAAAATTGCTTTAATTATTGGTATATTCTGTATGGAGAACTTCCCATATGAAGGTTTAAAATTAATTGTTGAGGAGCATTGTAATGTGAAGATGGATGATGTTGTTAAATTAGATATTGGAAAAGGTAAGTTCTGGGTTTATACAAGATGGGGAGAAACAAAAGCTATAAAGTTAAAAGAAACTCATCCATATGAACAAACATCCTGTCATGTCTGTTTAGATTATACAGCTGAGTTAGCAGATATCTCCACAGGATCAGTAGGTAGCCCTGATGGATGGAGTACAGTATTTATTAGAACTAAAAAAGGAGAAGAATTCTTTAATAAAATGGTGGAAGATGGTTACTTAGAAATAAAGCCAATAGAAGAGGTTAAGCCAGGTTTAGATCTTGTTATAAAATTAGCTAAAACTAAAAAAGATAAGAATAGTAAAGAAATAGAGCATAGAAAAGAGCTTAATTTACCAGTTCCACATTAA
- the frhA gene encoding coenzyme F420 hydrogenase subunit alpha, translating to MRIELSPTTRHEGHSKLILEVEGEIVKRAYYINTTPVRGFESMLRGKPIEFAPIAVMRICGICQATHGIASCEAIENALNCEVPKDGLLLRELIGLGNRMHSHPLHHLLTLDDFIKEGEEELKIELIKIIQKMRKIGQMIVDIVGGEGIHPPNLVVGGVRNNITERAKAKIYYGLREYEKLAYELYEKYVPLVERFLEESGIPNLGMHNCPFLATSPTYGDREKIDWDQFIEIPPQRYYGNEIGLETSVMIPLYNGSPVEVGPRARMITFGKFKPKSALDINIARAKENFGAVYRAYEILDEVNINGKTRAEIEYKEGFGIGIHEAPRGTNVHMAETTKDGKIKRYSITAASTWNFPVVEKAIEGYPHQYAEVIMRAYDIUASCATHIIVKEDNRVIEKRML from the coding sequence ATGAGAATTGAACTAAGTCCAACTACAAGGCATGAAGGACATTCAAAGTTGATATTGGAAGTTGAAGGAGAGATTGTTAAAAGGGCTTATTACATTAATACAACACCTGTTAGAGGATTTGAATCCATGTTAAGGGGAAAACCTATAGAATTTGCTCCTATTGCTGTTATGAGAATATGTGGAATATGTCAAGCTACCCATGGTATTGCTTCATGTGAAGCTATAGAAAATGCATTAAACTGTGAAGTTCCAAAAGATGGGTTACTTTTGAGGGAGCTAATAGGTTTAGGAAATAGGATGCATTCACATCCATTACACCATTTATTAACACTTGATGACTTTATTAAAGAGGGTGAAGAAGAATTAAAAATTGAGTTAATAAAAATCATCCAAAAAATGAGAAAAATTGGACAAATGATAGTTGATATAGTTGGTGGAGAAGGAATACATCCTCCAAATTTAGTTGTTGGAGGGGTTAGAAATAATATTACTGAAAGGGCTAAAGCTAAGATCTATTATGGTTTAAGAGAATATGAAAAGTTGGCATATGAGCTTTATGAAAAGTATGTTCCATTAGTTGAGAGATTTTTGGAAGAGAGTGGTATTCCTAACTTAGGAATGCACAACTGTCCATTTTTAGCAACATCACCAACTTATGGAGATAGGGAGAAAATAGATTGGGATCAATTTATTGAAATCCCTCCACAGAGATATTATGGAAATGAGATTGGCTTAGAAACATCTGTTATGATACCTTTATATAATGGTAGTCCTGTTGAAGTAGGGCCTAGAGCAAGAATGATTACATTTGGAAAATTCAAGCCAAAAAGTGCTTTAGATATTAACATAGCAAGAGCAAAAGAGAATTTTGGAGCAGTTTATAGAGCTTATGAAATATTAGATGAAGTTAATATAAATGGAAAAACAAGGGCAGAGATTGAATACAAAGAAGGATTTGGAATTGGAATACATGAAGCTCCAAGAGGAACAAATGTTCACATGGCTGAAACAACCAAAGATGGAAAAATAAAGAGATATTCAATAACAGCAGCTTCCACTTGGAACTTCCCAGTAGTTGAAAAAGCTATTGAAGGCTATCCTCACCAGTATGCTGAAGTAATTATGAGAGCTTATGACATATGAGCTTCATGTGCAACCCATATAATAGTTAAAGAAGATAACAGAGTTATTGAAAAAAGAATGTTATAA
- the cobY gene encoding adenosylcobinamide-phosphate guanylyltransferase, which produces MDALVMAGGKGKRLGGLEKPLIKINKKHLIDYIISALNESKIKNIYVATSPYTQRTKEYLKKHYKNIFIIETPGNGYIEDLNYCIKYFKEPFLTVCSDIINLNSKLINDIIDYYRKSDVEALNVMIPKDIYPNPHLCYENLVPAGINIVSPKKGYQKEGIYITKKLIFNINTKEDLLLAKKLFER; this is translated from the coding sequence ATGGATGCATTAGTAATGGCTGGTGGTAAAGGAAAGAGATTAGGAGGTCTAGAAAAACCATTAATAAAAATAAATAAGAAACATCTTATTGACTATATAATTTCTGCTTTAAATGAATCTAAGATAAAAAATATATATGTAGCTACTTCACCATATACACAGAGAACTAAAGAATATTTAAAAAAACATTATAAAAACATTTTTATAATAGAAACTCCTGGAAATGGATATATAGAAGATTTAAATTATTGTATAAAATATTTTAAAGAACCATTCTTAACTGTTTGCTCAGACATAATAAATCTAAATTCTAAGCTCATAAATGATATAATAGACTATTATAGAAAAAGTGATGTAGAGGCTCTAAATGTTATGATACCAAAAGATATATACCCTAACCCACATCTATGTTATGAGAATTTAGTTCCTGCAGGAATAAATATTGTTTCTCCTAAAAAAGGCTATCAAAAAGAAGGAATCTATATAACAAAAAAATTAATCTTTAACATTAATACAAAGGAAGATTTATTATTAGCTAAAAAGCTTTTTGAGAGGTAA
- a CDS encoding PRC-barrel domain-containing protein: MKKLPAKIIFGKNIVGNLGSVLGRVVDIVFDEKIGKIVSLEVEPEEGSPIDIADGKNVFIPYKAVIAIKDVVVIDEKYLTQAYIKPVE; this comes from the coding sequence ATGAAAAAGCTTCCTGCTAAAATAATATTTGGAAAGAATATTGTAGGAAACCTTGGGAGTGTTTTAGGTAGAGTAGTTGATATAGTTTTTGATGAGAAAATAGGAAAGATAGTTTCTTTAGAAGTAGAGCCAGAAGAGGGTAGTCCAATAGATATAGCTGATGGAAAAAATGTTTTTATTCCATATAAAGCTGTAATAGCTATAAAAGATGTTGTTGTAATAGATGAGAAATATCTGACCCAAGCATATATAAAGCCTGTTGAATAA
- a CDS encoding helix-turn-helix domain-containing protein, producing the protein MKADIILKDKDKFVTSNQILLLLALYKTKSQNSAAKLLNISPSSFNIQLKRLEKKLGFKLYYSSPNGTVLTEKAINLLEEYLIKKSRLESERFTVSGYISGELAKKLFDDPIITSFNNAIKLLKMDLVDILGLDDSYWLYRLEDDRFLKSEVGNKKIDIIHTYEDHFVMVYKEEFNYKNLIGIRYSPHRILYNILKSNNINFRVRIRVNNPFKAIELVNKGYSLFLNESLIKYAEGLNIEYPKFYEKTIHTITFIKLY; encoded by the coding sequence ATGAAAGCTGATATTATTCTAAAAGACAAAGATAAATTTGTAACATCAAATCAAATCTTGTTACTTTTAGCTTTATATAAAACAAAGTCTCAAAATTCTGCTGCAAAATTGTTAAATATTTCTCCATCTTCATTTAATATACAATTAAAGAGGTTAGAAAAGAAACTTGGATTTAAACTATATTACTCTTCTCCAAATGGTACTGTGTTAACAGAAAAGGCTATAAATTTATTAGAAGAATATTTAATAAAAAAAAGTAGATTAGAAAGTGAGAGATTTACAGTTTCAGGATATATTTCTGGAGAATTGGCTAAAAAATTATTTGATGATCCTATTATAACATCCTTTAATAATGCCATAAAACTATTAAAAATGGATCTTGTTGATATTCTTGGTTTGGATGATAGCTATTGGCTATATAGGTTAGAAGATGATAGATTTTTAAAGAGTGAAGTAGGGAATAAAAAAATAGATATTATACACACTTATGAAGACCATTTTGTTATGGTGTATAAAGAAGAGTTTAATTATAAAAACCTTATTGGGATAAGATATAGCCCACATAGAATTTTATATAATATATTAAAGAGTAATAATATAAATTTTAGAGTTAGAATAAGAGTTAATAATCCATTTAAAGCTATTGAATTAGTTAATAAAGGGTATAGTTTATTTTTAAATGAATCCTTAATTAAATATGCGGAAGGTTTAAATATAGAATATCCTAAATTTTATGAGAAAACAATACATACCATTACATTTATAAAACTTTATTAG
- the hemL gene encoding glutamate-1-semialdehyde 2,1-aminomutase, with protein sequence MKSKELFEEAKKYLVGGVNSPVRYFEPYPFFVDRGEGCYIYDVDGNKYIDYCLAYGPLVLGHCNEIVIKEVIEQIRKGSTFGCPTEKEIELAKLVVSYVPSAEKVRFVNSGTEATMSAIRLARGYTGRKKIIKFDGAYHGAHDYVLVKSGSGALTHGAPNSLGIPEETVKNTILVPFNDEDAVEKAIKENKDEIACIMVEPVMANVGCILPKNGFLKFLREITEEEGILLIFDEVITGFRLARGGAQEYFNVIPDITTLGKILGGGYPIGAIAGKEEIMNNFSPLGKVYQAGTFNGNPVSVTAGIATLKQLDDEFYKKTFKFAETLANTLRDLIEKYNIEARVYNIGSMFQIYFNKEDVINYDIAKKSDIKMFMNYFYELLKRGVFIPPSQFECCFTCIKHGEALEKTINVLEEVFKKLKE encoded by the coding sequence ATGAAATCTAAAGAGTTATTTGAAGAAGCAAAAAAATACTTAGTTGGTGGAGTTAATAGCCCTGTTAGATATTTTGAACCATATCCTTTTTTTGTTGATAGAGGTGAAGGATGTTATATTTATGATGTTGATGGTAATAAATATATTGATTATTGTTTAGCTTATGGTCCTCTAGTATTAGGTCATTGTAATGAAATAGTTATTAAAGAGGTAATAGAGCAAATAAGAAAAGGTTCTACATTTGGATGCCCTACAGAAAAAGAAATAGAGTTAGCTAAACTTGTAGTTTCTTATGTTCCATCAGCTGAAAAGGTAAGATTTGTTAATTCAGGAACTGAGGCTACAATGTCAGCTATTAGGTTAGCAAGAGGTTACACTGGAAGAAAAAAGATTATAAAATTTGATGGAGCATATCATGGAGCACATGATTATGTTTTAGTAAAAAGTGGTAGTGGAGCTTTAACTCATGGGGCTCCAAATTCTTTAGGAATTCCTGAAGAAACTGTTAAAAACACTATTTTAGTTCCATTCAATGATGAAGATGCAGTGGAAAAGGCTATAAAAGAGAATAAAGATGAAATAGCATGTATTATGGTTGAACCAGTAATGGCTAATGTTGGATGTATTCTACCAAAAAATGGTTTTTTAAAATTTTTAAGAGAAATAACAGAAGAAGAGGGAATATTACTAATATTTGATGAAGTAATAACTGGTTTTAGACTGGCAAGAGGAGGAGCACAAGAATATTTTAATGTAATTCCAGACATAACAACATTAGGAAAAATCTTAGGAGGAGGTTATCCAATAGGGGCTATAGCAGGAAAAGAAGAAATTATGAATAATTTTTCCCCATTAGGAAAAGTGTATCAAGCTGGAACATTTAATGGTAATCCTGTTTCAGTGACTGCAGGAATAGCTACATTGAAGCAGTTAGATGATGAATTTTATAAAAAGACATTCAAATTTGCTGAAACATTAGCTAATACTTTAAGAGATTTAATAGAAAAATATAATATAGAAGCAAGAGTTTATAATATTGGCTCTATGTTTCAAATCTACTTTAATAAGGAAGATGTTATAAATTATGATATTGCTAAAAAGAGTGACATAAAAATGTTTATGAATTATTTCTATGAATTATTAAAGAGGGGAGTTTTTATTCCACCATCTCAGTTTGAATGCTGTTTTACATGTATAAAACATGGTGAAGCTTTAGAAAAAACAATAAATGTGTTAGAAGAGGTATTTAAAAAATTGAAAGAGTGA
- the frhG gene encoding coenzyme F420 hydrogenase subunit gamma, which produces MVKIAHVQLCSCCGCLVSLTDLYERLLEVLDKVELVYSQTLMDVREIPECDIAIVEGAVCLDDHHSLEVAKEVRERAKIVIALGSCAVTGGITRFCKGNQKPKPVHNAFTPLSEVINVDLSIPGCPPSPDIIYNVILALLNNDVDYLSLFVDKKTKACGCDLITEVVNKDLCMGCGTCAASCPTRAIEMIDGRPVIKETCIKCGVCSFQCPRIRYPKFLENIEGE; this is translated from the coding sequence ATGGTTAAAATAGCCCATGTACAACTTTGTAGCTGTTGTGGATGTTTAGTTTCATTAACAGATTTGTATGAAAGGTTACTTGAAGTTTTAGATAAGGTTGAATTAGTTTATTCTCAGACATTAATGGATGTTAGAGAAATTCCTGAATGTGATATAGCTATAGTTGAAGGAGCTGTTTGTTTAGATGATCATCACTCATTGGAAGTTGCTAAGGAGGTTAGGGAGAGAGCTAAGATTGTTATAGCCCTTGGATCTTGTGCTGTTACAGGAGGAATAACAAGATTTTGTAAAGGAAACCAAAAGCCAAAACCAGTACATAATGCCTTTACTCCATTATCAGAGGTTATAAATGTGGACCTTTCTATTCCTGGTTGCCCTCCAAGTCCTGATATAATATATAATGTGATTTTAGCCTTATTGAATAATGATGTAGATTACCTTTCCTTATTTGTTGATAAGAAAACAAAAGCATGTGGATGTGATTTGATAACTGAGGTTGTTAATAAAGATCTGTGTATGGGCTGTGGAACATGTGCAGCCTCCTGTCCAACAAGAGCTATAGAGATGATAGATGGCAGGCCTGTAATTAAAGAGACATGTATAAAATGTGGAGTATGTTCTTTCCAATGTCCAAGGATTAGATATCCAAAGTTCTTGGAAAATATAGAGGGGGAATAA
- a CDS encoding 30S ribosomal protein S8e, with translation MSVWQGRSRRKPSGGMYKKARKKRKYEMGREPIETHVCSEGMKLKIVRVRGGNRKVKVVRTAYANVIDPETNIAKKVKIITVKENQANIHYVRRNVITKGAIIETELGLAKVTSRPGQDGTVNAVLIKEN, from the coding sequence ATGAGTGTTTGGCAAGGTAGAAGTAGAAGAAAACCTTCTGGAGGAATGTATAAAAAAGCTAGAAAAAAGAGAAAATATGAAATGGGAAGAGAGCCTATAGAGACACATGTTTGTAGTGAAGGAATGAAGTTAAAGATAGTTAGAGTTAGGGGAGGAAATAGAAAGGTAAAAGTTGTTAGAACAGCTTATGCAAATGTTATTGATCCTGAAACAAATATAGCTAAAAAAGTAAAAATAATAACAGTAAAAGAAAACCAAGCAAATATACACTATGTTAGAAGAAATGTTATAACAAAAGGAGCTATTATTGAAACTGAATTAGGATTAGCAAAAGTAACTTCAAGACCTGGGCAAGATGGAACAGTTAATGCTGTTTTAATAAAAGAGAATTAA
- a CDS encoding DUF2116 family Zn-ribbon domain-containing protein has translation MIEPHRHCLNCGISIPPDKVFCSDKCRIEYLKKRKAMMRTQYMFLGIVVLILLYYIITIFLK, from the coding sequence ATGATTGAACCACATAGACACTGTTTAAATTGTGGAATCTCTATTCCACCAGATAAAGTTTTCTGCTCTGATAAGTGTAGAATTGAATATTTAAAGAAAAGAAAGGCTATGATGAGAACACAATATATGTTTTTGGGAATAGTTGTGTTAATATTATTATATTATATAATTACTATATTTTTAAAATAA
- the pyrH gene encoding UMP kinase, which yields MRIVFDIGGSILAPNNIDVEKIKAISNILKKIKDEGHEVAVVVGGGRTAREYIKAAKQFNADNSFCDAIGIEATRLNAMLIISALGEYAIKSIPKNFEEAELILKLNKIPVMGGTHPGHTTDAVSAMLAEYIKADLLVIATNVDGVYDKDPKKYKDAKKYNKLSFKELFEIALKASSEAGSSSVVDPLAAKIIERARIRTIIVKGEPENLLNAIIGKINGTVIE from the coding sequence ATGAGAATAGTTTTTGATATTGGGGGTTCTATATTAGCTCCAAACAATATAGATGTTGAAAAGATAAAAGCAATTTCAAATATCTTAAAAAAAATTAAAGATGAAGGTCATGAAGTTGCAGTAGTTGTTGGTGGTGGAAGGACGGCTAGAGAATATATAAAAGCTGCTAAGCAATTTAATGCTGATAATAGCTTCTGTGATGCTATTGGAATAGAAGCTACAAGATTAAATGCTATGCTAATTATTTCAGCTTTAGGAGAGTATGCTATTAAATCTATTCCTAAAAATTTTGAAGAGGCAGAATTAATATTAAAATTAAACAAAATTCCAGTTATGGGTGGAACACATCCAGGCCATACAACTGATGCAGTATCAGCTATGTTGGCAGAATATATAAAAGCAGATTTATTGGTTATAGCCACAAATGTTGATGGAGTTTATGACAAAGATCCTAAAAAATATAAAGATGCTAAAAAATATAATAAGCTCTCATTTAAAGAACTCTTTGAGATAGCTTTAAAAGCTTCATCTGAAGCTGGTAGCTCCAGTGTAGTGGATCCATTAGCTGCAAAGATAATAGAGAGAGCAAGAATAAGGACAATTATTGTTAAAGGAGAGCCAGAAAATTTATTAAATGCTATAATTGGAAAAATTAATGGAACTGTGATAGAATGA
- the frhD gene encoding coenzyme F420-reducing hydrogenase, FrhD protein has product MDLNPSYLQKEILIIGCGNILFADDGFAYHVIEKLKEKINDDRIAILDAGCAASHVLSLIDEESKVKKVLLVDVIDYGLKPGELKILSLEELPDVRYDRIDIHNYPLAEKLKELSKKGIEVKVIGCQAKYISEPDVHIGLSKEVEDAIDRACDLVIEEVKKWLK; this is encoded by the coding sequence ATGGATTTAAATCCTTCATATTTACAAAAAGAAATTTTAATTATTGGCTGTGGAAATATTTTATTTGCTGATGATGGTTTTGCCTATCATGTTATTGAAAAGTTAAAAGAGAAAATTAATGATGATAGAATAGCTATATTGGATGCTGGCTGTGCCGCTTCACATGTTCTATCTTTAATAGATGAAGAATCTAAAGTGAAAAAAGTTTTATTAGTGGATGTAATTGACTATGGATTAAAACCTGGGGAGTTGAAGATATTATCCTTAGAAGAGCTCCCAGATGTTAGATATGATAGAATTGATATCCATAATTATCCATTAGCTGAGAAATTAAAAGAGCTGTCTAAAAAAGGTATAGAAGTAAAGGTTATTGGCTGCCAAGCTAAATATATTTCTGAACCAGATGTTCATATTGGGCTTTCTAAGGAGGTAGAGGATGCTATAGATAGAGCTTGTGATCTTGTTATTGAAGAGGTGAAAAAATGGTTAAAATAG
- the tpiA gene encoding triose-phosphate isomerase has protein sequence MIIIINYKTYKESLGKRGLEIAKIAEKVSEESGVNIAVAPQYVDLRMIAENVNIPVYAQHVDNIKPGSHTGHILPESIKDICIGTLLNHSEKRLLLSDIEELINRCRELKLETVVCTNNINTSKAVAALNPDYIAVEPPELIGTGIPVSKANPEVVEGTVKAVKEINKDVKVLCGAGISKGEDVKAALDLGAEGVLLASGVVKAKNVEEAIRELIKYI, from the coding sequence ATGATAATTATAATAAACTATAAGACATATAAAGAGAGTTTAGGAAAAAGAGGGTTAGAGATTGCTAAGATAGCTGAGAAAGTATCAGAAGAAAGTGGGGTTAATATTGCTGTTGCTCCACAATATGTTGATTTAAGAATGATAGCTGAAAATGTGAATATCCCTGTGTATGCACAGCATGTTGATAATATAAAACCTGGAAGCCATACAGGGCATATATTGCCAGAATCAATAAAAGATATATGTATTGGAACATTATTAAATCATTCTGAAAAAAGGTTATTATTATCTGATATAGAAGAGCTAATAAATAGATGTAGAGAATTGAAATTAGAGACTGTTGTTTGCACAAATAATATCAATACATCTAAAGCTGTAGCTGCACTAAATCCTGATTATATAGCTGTTGAGCCTCCAGAACTTATAGGAACAGGAATTCCTGTATCAAAAGCAAATCCTGAAGTAGTTGAAGGAACAGTTAAAGCCGTAAAGGAAATAAATAAAGATGTAAAAGTACTTTGTGGAGCAGGGATTAGCAAAGGAGAAGATGTAAAAGCGGCTTTAGATCTTGGAGCTGAGGGAGTGTTACTAGCTTCTGGAGTAGTAAAAGCTAAAAATGTTGAGGAAGCTATAAGAGAATTAATAAAATATATCTAA
- a CDS encoding 4Fe-4S dicluster domain-containing protein: MEDIPVIGKDKLGRVIRDWSVKPWFGIDRKDIKWYPEINYEKCIGCGLCFLTCANRVVFDWDEEKKRPIVARPYNCVVACTTCKTLCPVDAIEFPKKEYIQNIIKEYKILAKIKEKLKEAGLI, from the coding sequence ATGGAGGACATTCCTGTAATTGGAAAAGATAAATTAGGAAGAGTTATTAGAGATTGGTCAGTAAAACCATGGTTTGGAATAGATAGGAAAGATATTAAATGGTATCCAGAAATTAATTATGAAAAATGTATTGGATGTGGTCTCTGTTTCTTAACTTGTGCAAATAGGGTAGTGTTTGATTGGGATGAAGAGAAAAAAAGGCCTATAGTGGCAAGACCTTACAACTGTGTTGTAGCATGTACCACCTGTAAAACCCTATGTCCAGTGGATGCTATAGAATTTCCAAAAAAAGAATATATTCAAAATATCATAAAAGAATATAAGATTTTAGCAAAAATAAAAGAGAAATTAAAAGAAGCTGGATTAATTTAA
- a CDS encoding DUF555 domain-containing protein: MPNYHVTLQAAYIVRNVDDVEDAINIAISQIGKTLNKAGMNYVDIDVGLTVCPKCGELIDCVLVVARTALVGVLLSMKVFNAENQEHAIRIAKATIGKVLKDIPLEPVEVVEI; encoded by the coding sequence ATGCCTAATTATCATGTGACACTACAAGCTGCATATATAGTGAGAAATGTTGATGATGTAGAGGATGCTATTAATATAGCTATATCACAGATAGGTAAGACTTTAAACAAAGCTGGAATGAATTATGTTGATATAGATGTGGGTTTAACAGTTTGTCCAAAATGTGGGGAATTGATAGATTGTGTATTAGTTGTAGCAAGAACAGCTTTAGTGGGAGTGTTATTATCAATGAAAGTTTTTAATGCTGAAAATCAGGAACATGCTATAAGAATAGCTAAAGCTACAATAGGAAAAGTTTTAAAAGATATTCCATTAGAGCCTGTAGAAGTTGTAGAAATCTAA
- a CDS encoding OsmC family protein: MEEICKEIAPKIMPIMLPKALENFLMKIPEKERDKLIMDIVDIIVSKTDNQEISSKFVKEFESILNIKGLKIHSRGGKGAIKEKISPMDTFLSGLCGCIAIAVGNTLLEKNIEADINVKGSVEKNFEKGCIEKIKLDIYVKPKKDVNKEELKTLVLKGSNKCLISNSLKCEVIKNVIIE, from the coding sequence ATGGAAGAGATCTGTAAAGAAATAGCACCAAAGATAATGCCAATAATGTTACCAAAAGCTTTAGAGAATTTTTTAATGAAAATTCCTGAAAAGGAGAGAGATAAACTTATTATGGATATTGTAGATATTATTGTTTCAAAGACAGATAATCAAGAGATTTCAAGTAAGTTTGTTAAGGAGTTTGAATCAATATTAAATATTAAAGGGTTAAAAATACATTCAAGAGGAGGAAAAGGAGCTATAAAAGAGAAAATTTCTCCAATGGATACATTTTTATCTGGCTTATGTGGGTGTATAGCTATAGCAGTAGGAAATACTTTATTAGAAAAAAATATTGAAGCTGATATCAATGTTAAAGGATCTGTAGAAAAAAATTTTGAAAAAGGATGTATTGAAAAGATAAAATTGGATATTTATGTTAAACCTAAAAAAGATGTAAATAAAGAAGAGTTAAAAACTCTTGTATTAAAAGGTTCTAATAAGTGTTTAATCTCTAATTCCTTAAAATGTGAAGTAATTAAAAATGTTATAATAGAGTAG